The following are from one region of the Qipengyuania flava genome:
- a CDS encoding NAD(P) transhydrogenase subunit alpha gives MRIAVLKERAPGENRVALTPETAKKFAALGATVAVEEGAGLGAAVTDDAFRDAGAEVASAAQVVKDADIVLGVQAPEVSALAGAKAGAWVAATFDPFRSGELVEAYAKAGLEALSMEFMPRITRAQSMDVLSSQSNLAGYKAVLTAANTYGRAFPMMMTAAGTVQAAKVFVMGVGVAGLQAIATAKRLGAQVSATDVRSATKEQIQSLGAKPIFVESVEGIEGEGSGGYATEMSEEYQKAQAELVSGHIAKQDIVITTALIPGRPAPKLISDAQIASMKPGSVIFDLAVAQGGNVEGSKPDEAVEKHGVTIIGYSNTAGHLAADASALFARNLYNFLSAFWDKDAGKPVLDEEIGDAVRLTQGGKVVNERLSAT, from the coding sequence GTGCGCATTGCGGTGCTGAAGGAGCGCGCTCCCGGTGAAAACCGGGTCGCGCTGACGCCCGAAACAGCGAAGAAATTCGCTGCCCTCGGGGCCACGGTCGCTGTCGAGGAGGGCGCCGGGCTGGGCGCCGCCGTGACAGACGACGCTTTCCGCGATGCCGGGGCCGAAGTGGCCTCCGCCGCACAGGTCGTGAAGGATGCCGACATCGTGCTCGGCGTCCAGGCACCAGAGGTGTCCGCGCTTGCGGGCGCGAAGGCTGGCGCATGGGTTGCCGCGACCTTCGATCCCTTCCGCAGCGGCGAGCTGGTCGAGGCCTATGCCAAGGCCGGCCTCGAGGCGCTCTCCATGGAATTCATGCCGCGCATCACCCGTGCGCAGAGCATGGATGTGCTCTCCAGCCAGTCGAACCTTGCCGGCTACAAGGCCGTGCTCACCGCCGCCAACACCTATGGCCGCGCCTTCCCGATGATGATGACCGCTGCCGGCACGGTGCAGGCGGCCAAGGTCTTCGTCATGGGCGTGGGCGTTGCGGGCCTGCAGGCGATCGCGACCGCCAAACGCTTGGGGGCGCAGGTCAGCGCGACCGATGTGCGTTCGGCGACCAAGGAACAGATTCAGTCACTCGGCGCCAAACCGATCTTCGTCGAAAGCGTCGAGGGGATCGAGGGCGAAGGCTCGGGCGGCTACGCCACCGAGATGAGTGAGGAATACCAGAAGGCCCAGGCCGAGCTGGTCTCCGGCCATATCGCCAAGCAGGACATCGTCATCACCACCGCGCTGATCCCGGGCCGGCCCGCGCCGAAGCTAATTTCGGACGCGCAGATCGCCAGCATGAAGCCCGGCAGCGTGATCTTCGATCTCGCCGTGGCGCAGGGCGGCAATGTCGAAGGCTCCAAGCCCGACGAGGCGGTCGAGAAGCATGGCGTCACCATTATCGGCTATTCAAACACCGCCGGACATCTTGCAGCGGACGCATCGGCGCTATTCGCGCGCAATCTCTACAACTTCCTTTCCGCCTTCTGGGACAAGGACGCTGGCAAGCCCGTGCTCGATGAAGAGATCGGCGATGCTGTCCGCCTGACGCAGGGCGGCAAGGTCGTGAACGAGCGGCTTTCGGCTACGTAA
- the folP gene encoding dihydropteroate synthase, whose protein sequence is MTDSIYIRPIGLVPGPQSEHGNAIRLAGTMVYASRFAVILRRDGAVVERWLAAPDTMAEVLGQLPDEVAGDAEQQWANLTLAHPPLTLGARNVPLDQPQVMGILNVTPDSFSDGGRFLDDPQAGREHAAAMVEAGAAIIDVGGESTRPGAKALWEGDEIERVVPAIEAAAGMGAAVSIDTRKAAVMEAALEAGAHLVNDVSGLAHDPRSAEVVASAGCPVVLMHAPGAAGDDLHEGADYANVVFEVFDALRARRDAALEAGIEARNILLDPGIGFGKSLAHNLALINALPLFHALGHPLLLGASRKRMIGALSKEAPVEERLGGSVALALEGMRAGVQLLRVHDVPETVQARNVWRGLRDAALTDFADLPG, encoded by the coding sequence ATGACTGACAGCATCTACATCCGCCCCATCGGCCTCGTGCCGGGTCCGCAGTCCGAGCATGGCAATGCCATCCGGCTTGCCGGCACCATGGTCTATGCGAGCCGCTTTGCAGTGATCTTGCGGCGCGATGGCGCTGTGGTCGAACGCTGGCTCGCCGCGCCGGATACGATGGCCGAGGTGCTGGGCCAGCTGCCCGACGAGGTTGCGGGCGATGCGGAACAGCAGTGGGCGAACCTCACGCTTGCGCATCCGCCGCTCACGCTGGGCGCGCGCAATGTGCCGCTCGACCAGCCGCAGGTGATGGGCATCCTCAACGTCACGCCCGACAGCTTCAGCGACGGCGGGCGCTTCCTCGACGATCCGCAAGCGGGGCGCGAACACGCGGCCGCCATGGTCGAAGCGGGCGCGGCGATCATCGATGTGGGCGGCGAGAGCACGCGGCCCGGCGCCAAGGCCCTGTGGGAAGGCGACGAGATCGAGCGCGTCGTCCCGGCGATCGAGGCCGCCGCGGGCATGGGCGCAGCGGTCAGCATCGACACGCGCAAGGCGGCGGTGATGGAGGCCGCGCTGGAGGCAGGCGCGCATCTGGTAAACGACGTCTCGGGCCTCGCGCATGATCCGCGCAGCGCGGAGGTGGTCGCCTCTGCCGGATGTCCCGTGGTGCTGATGCACGCGCCGGGCGCGGCTGGCGACGATCTCCATGAGGGCGCGGATTACGCCAATGTGGTGTTCGAGGTGTTCGATGCCCTGCGAGCGCGGCGCGATGCGGCGCTGGAGGCGGGGATCGAGGCGAGGAATATCCTGCTCGATCCGGGCATCGGTTTCGGCAAGAGCCTTGCGCACAACCTCGCGCTGATCAACGCGCTGCCGCTGTTTCACGCGCTCGGCCACCCGCTGCTGCTGGGTGCCAGCCGCAAGCGCATGATCGGCGCGCTGAGCAAGGAAGCGCCGGTCGAGGAGCGCCTCGGCGGCAGCGTGGCGCTGGCGCTCGAAGGCATGCGCGCAGGCGTCCAGCTGCTTCGCGTCCACGATGTCCCCGAAACCGTCCAGGCACGCAACGTCTGGCGGGGCCTGAGGGACGCAGCCCTGACCGACTTCGCCGACCTGCCGGGCTAG
- a CDS encoding aa3-type cytochrome c oxidase subunit IV, with product MGSANDYKAHNKTYSSFIANLKWSVPLIAVITLLVVILIAE from the coding sequence ATGGGTTCCGCCAACGACTACAAGGCGCATAACAAGACCTACAGCTCGTTCATCGCCAACCTGAAGTGGTCGGTGCCGCTGATCGCCGTCATCACCCTGCTCGTCGTCATCCTGATCGCGGAATAA
- a CDS encoding parallel beta-helix domain-containing protein, translated as MTIRLTFAAALLASAAPALAATHTVSPGENAQEALQEALILAEPGDEIVLEAGRYTLTDGLSLDVDGVTVRGAGMDGTVLDFTSQQGSGEGMLVTSDNVTLRDFAMENPKGDGIKSKGADNIVYHRIRVTWTRGPHPENGAYGIYPVESTGVLVDGVKVTGASDAGIYVGQSNKITVRNSIAEANVAGIEIENSRNALVEHNIATRNTGGILVFDLPALPVMGGGNVIVANNLVVANDTPNFAPPGNIVAGVRRGTGIMVMANDKVLVENNILSQNPTAPVMVIAYTQPYEDERYNPLPREVVLGNNTYNGGGYDPQLEGAEMLKGAFGGELPPVLWDGLGTLAAVEGTMGWSLNLTEQGKGLAAAQPGPLQVAVPAAEFDRSGIGAPAELDARIAG; from the coding sequence ATGACCATTCGACTGACCTTTGCCGCCGCACTGCTCGCCAGCGCCGCACCGGCCCTTGCCGCAACGCACACGGTATCGCCCGGTGAGAACGCACAGGAAGCGCTTCAGGAAGCGCTGATCCTGGCCGAACCCGGCGACGAGATCGTGCTCGAAGCCGGGCGTTACACGCTGACCGATGGCCTCAGCCTTGACGTTGACGGCGTCACCGTGCGCGGCGCGGGGATGGACGGAACGGTCCTCGACTTTACGAGCCAGCAGGGATCAGGCGAGGGCATGCTGGTCACCAGCGACAACGTGACCCTGCGCGATTTCGCGATGGAGAACCCCAAGGGCGACGGGATCAAGTCCAAGGGTGCGGACAACATCGTCTACCACCGCATTCGCGTGACCTGGACGCGTGGGCCCCACCCGGAGAACGGCGCTTACGGGATCTACCCGGTCGAAAGCACGGGTGTGCTGGTCGACGGGGTGAAGGTTACCGGTGCCAGCGATGCGGGCATTTACGTCGGCCAGTCGAACAAGATCACGGTGCGCAATTCCATCGCCGAAGCCAACGTCGCCGGGATCGAGATCGAGAACAGCCGCAACGCGCTGGTCGAACACAACATCGCCACGCGCAACACCGGCGGCATCCTGGTGTTCGACTTGCCTGCGCTGCCCGTGATGGGCGGCGGAAACGTGATCGTTGCAAACAATCTCGTAGTCGCCAACGACACGCCCAATTTCGCGCCTCCGGGCAATATCGTGGCGGGCGTGCGGCGCGGCACCGGCATCATGGTGATGGCCAACGACAAGGTGCTAGTCGAAAACAACATCCTGTCGCAGAACCCGACCGCGCCGGTCATGGTGATCGCCTATACGCAGCCCTATGAGGACGAGCGCTACAACCCGCTCCCGCGCGAAGTCGTGCTGGGCAACAACACCTACAACGGCGGCGGCTACGATCCGCAGCTTGAAGGCGCGGAAATGCTGAAGGGCGCCTTTGGCGGCGAACTCCCGCCGGTGCTGTGGGACGGGCTTGGCACACTCGCGGCGGTCGAGGGGACCATGGGCTGGAGCCTCAACCTGACCGAACAGGGCAAAGGCCTCGCCGCCGCGCAGCCCGGTCCGCTGCAGGTTGCCGTGCCAGCGGCCGAGTTCGACCGGAGCGGTATCGGCGCGCCGGCCGAGCTGGATGCCCGTATCGCGGGATGA
- a CDS encoding site-specific DNA-methyltransferase: MGVITTTKSRAKATVKPAETPREQLPLGQILDGDCVEAMRKLPDASVDLIFADPPYNLQLGGDLNRPDGSHVDAVTDDWDKFDTFKAYDDFTRAWLTEAKRVLKPDGGLWVIGSYHNIYRVGAILQDLGFWILNDIVWRKSNPMPNFRGTRFTNAHETLLWCSQGEKAKYHFNYRAMKTLNDELQMRSDWVLPICNGAERLKEGGHKVHPTQKPESLLYRVLLSTTERGDVVLDPFFGTGTTGAVAKRLGREWIGCEREGVYRDAALKRIEKELPLDESALTTMQSKRSAPKVAFGALVENGYIKPGTQVFDKKRRWTATVRADGSLAHEKQTGSIHGLGKDLQGAPSCNGWTFWHYEVDGDVKPIDAARQTYLLAVED, encoded by the coding sequence ATGGGGGTCATTACGACCACGAAGAGTCGCGCCAAAGCGACTGTAAAACCGGCGGAAACGCCCAGGGAACAGCTGCCTCTCGGCCAGATCCTCGACGGCGATTGCGTCGAAGCCATGCGCAAGCTGCCCGATGCGAGCGTCGACCTCATCTTCGCCGATCCGCCCTACAATCTCCAGCTCGGCGGCGATCTCAACCGGCCCGATGGCAGCCATGTCGATGCGGTAACCGACGACTGGGACAAGTTCGACACCTTCAAGGCATACGACGATTTTACCCGTGCCTGGCTGACCGAAGCCAAGCGCGTGCTCAAACCCGACGGTGGGCTGTGGGTGATCGGCAGCTATCACAACATCTACCGTGTCGGCGCGATCCTGCAGGACCTGGGCTTCTGGATCCTCAACGACATTGTCTGGCGCAAGTCCAACCCCATGCCCAATTTCCGCGGCACCCGCTTCACCAACGCGCACGAGACGCTGCTGTGGTGCTCGCAGGGCGAGAAGGCGAAGTACCACTTCAACTACCGCGCGATGAAGACGCTCAATGACGAGCTCCAGATGCGCAGCGACTGGGTCCTGCCGATCTGCAACGGGGCGGAGCGGCTGAAGGAGGGCGGTCACAAGGTCCACCCGACGCAAAAGCCCGAAAGCCTGCTCTACCGCGTGCTGCTTTCCACCACCGAGCGCGGCGACGTGGTGCTCGACCCCTTCTTCGGCACCGGCACCACCGGCGCGGTCGCCAAGCGCTTGGGCCGCGAATGGATCGGCTGCGAGCGCGAGGGCGTCTACCGGGATGCGGCGCTGAAGCGGATCGAGAAAGAGCTGCCGCTCGACGAAAGCGCGCTCACCACGATGCAGTCCAAGCGCAGCGCGCCCAAGGTCGCCTTCGGCGCGCTGGTCGAAAACGGCTACATCAAGCCGGGCACCCAAGTGTTCGACAAGAAACGCCGCTGGACCGCCACCGTGCGCGCCGACGGCTCGCTCGCCCATGAGAAACAGACCGGCAGCATCCACGGCCTCGGCAAGGACCTGCAAGGCGCGCCCAGCTGCAACGGCTGGACCTTCTGGCACTACGAGGTGGATGGGGATGTGAAACCCATCGACGCCGCGCGGCAGACCTACCTGCTGGCGGTGGAGGATTAA
- a CDS encoding SDR family NAD(P)-dependent oxidoreductase: MQKLNDMLCVVTGGARGIGKAVCEAFLAEGAKVVLTDIDEEEGRKAADELGCTFHPLDVASETEWDALAAAFPAIDVLVNNAGITGFEDGPAAHDPENASLAEWHKVHAVNTDGCFLGCRYALKAMKAKGTGSIINMSSRSGLVGIPGAAAYAASKAAMRNHTKSVALYAAQQGWQIRCNSIHPAAILTPIWEPMLGDGPDREAKMAALVADTPLKRFGTVEEVAALCVFLASEDSAYMTGSELTLDGGLLAGSAASPG; the protein is encoded by the coding sequence ATGCAAAAACTGAACGACATGCTGTGCGTCGTCACCGGCGGTGCGCGCGGGATCGGCAAGGCCGTTTGCGAAGCTTTCCTGGCGGAGGGCGCAAAGGTCGTGCTCACCGATATCGACGAAGAGGAAGGTAGGAAAGCCGCCGATGAACTCGGCTGCACCTTCCATCCGCTCGACGTTGCCAGCGAAACCGAGTGGGATGCGCTGGCCGCAGCCTTTCCCGCCATCGACGTGCTGGTGAACAACGCAGGCATCACCGGCTTCGAGGACGGACCCGCCGCGCACGATCCCGAGAACGCCAGCCTTGCCGAGTGGCACAAGGTCCACGCGGTCAACACCGACGGCTGCTTCCTCGGTTGCCGCTATGCCCTCAAGGCGATGAAGGCCAAGGGCACCGGCTCGATCATCAACATGTCCTCGCGCTCCGGCCTCGTCGGCATTCCCGGCGCGGCGGCCTATGCGGCGAGCAAGGCGGCGATGCGCAACCACACCAAGTCGGTCGCGCTCTACGCCGCGCAGCAGGGCTGGCAGATCCGCTGCAACTCGATCCACCCCGCCGCCATCCTCACCCCGATCTGGGAGCCAATGCTGGGCGACGGGCCGGACCGCGAGGCCAAGATGGCAGCGCTGGTCGCCGATACGCCGCTGAAGCGCTTCGGCACGGTCGAGGAGGTCGCCGCGCTCTGCGTCTTCCTCGCGAGCGAGGACAGCGCCTACATGACCGGCTCCGAACTCACCCTCGACGGCGGGCTGCTCGCGGGAAGCGCCGCCTCTCCGGGCTAG
- a CDS encoding sigma-54-dependent transcriptional regulator has translation MANQDTRLLMLIDDEPAQGRLVAALAARDGWRTLTVASGEEALAALASDEGRNVSAILLDQWVPGDAACDLIRELRAARPEAPLLMLTASTSPLLAVEAMRAGATDYLIKPVGPERLLQALASASRVEKPNAELQPMAEKLPHPVDFDAMVGTAAPFRTALAKAATAARGHAHVLVEGENGTGKDMLARAMHAASTRAKAPMRVVHCAGFPPASLESLLFGHEKGAFPGAFDRQAGLIEHCDGGTLILDDVDRIPAEQQERLAEVLKTGIVRPTGAAHGFKIDLRIFASSDFALDELVAAGQFSEGLFTELSATRIRLPALRERMGDIPALTRYFLSKIGQQPGLKHHSIADSALSLLEAYDWPGNVRQLQAVLFRACVFEQREALTAHSFPQLSELLGDLADRGESRARGLGVLLYTDDGNVRPLEEIEADIIRLAIGHYRGRMTEVARRLGIGRSTLYRKLSELGIDNAA, from the coding sequence ATGGCGAATCAGGATACGCGCCTGTTGATGCTGATCGACGATGAACCGGCACAGGGCCGGCTCGTCGCCGCGCTTGCTGCCCGCGACGGCTGGCGCACGCTCACCGTCGCCAGCGGGGAAGAAGCCCTCGCGGCCCTCGCTTCGGACGAAGGCCGCAATGTCAGCGCGATCCTGCTCGACCAGTGGGTTCCGGGCGACGCCGCCTGCGACCTGATCCGCGAGCTGCGCGCTGCCCGGCCGGAAGCGCCGCTGCTGATGCTTACCGCCAGCACCTCGCCGCTGCTGGCCGTTGAAGCCATGCGCGCCGGTGCGACCGATTACCTGATCAAACCCGTGGGGCCCGAGCGCCTGCTCCAGGCCCTTGCCAGCGCGTCGCGGGTCGAAAAGCCCAACGCCGAACTGCAGCCGATGGCGGAAAAGCTCCCCCATCCGGTCGATTTCGACGCCATGGTCGGCACCGCCGCCCCGTTCCGCACCGCGCTGGCCAAGGCCGCCACTGCCGCACGCGGGCACGCACACGTCCTCGTCGAAGGCGAAAACGGTACGGGCAAGGACATGCTGGCCCGCGCCATGCACGCCGCCAGCACGCGGGCAAAGGCCCCGATGCGCGTCGTCCATTGCGCCGGCTTCCCTCCGGCATCCCTCGAATCGCTGCTGTTCGGGCATGAGAAAGGCGCCTTCCCCGGTGCCTTCGATCGCCAGGCCGGCCTGATCGAGCATTGCGACGGCGGCACGCTGATCCTCGACGACGTGGACCGCATTCCCGCCGAACAGCAGGAGCGCCTCGCCGAAGTGCTCAAGACCGGCATCGTGCGCCCGACCGGCGCGGCGCATGGGTTCAAGATCGACCTGCGCATCTTTGCCTCCAGCGATTTCGCCCTCGACGAGCTGGTCGCCGCCGGCCAGTTCTCAGAAGGCCTCTTTACCGAGCTTTCCGCCACCCGCATCCGCCTGCCGGCGCTGCGTGAACGGATGGGCGATATCCCCGCCCTCACTCGTTACTTCCTTTCCAAGATCGGCCAGCAGCCGGGGCTAAAGCACCACTCGATCGCCGACAGCGCGCTGTCGCTGCTGGAGGCTTACGACTGGCCGGGCAATGTCCGCCAGCTCCAAGCCGTGTTGTTCCGCGCCTGCGTGTTCGAACAGCGCGAGGCCCTGACCGCGCACAGCTTCCCGCAGCTTTCCGAATTGCTCGGCGACCTTGCCGACCGGGGCGAAAGCCGTGCGCGCGGGCTAGGCGTGCTCCTGTACACCGACGACGGCAACGTCCGTCCGCTGGAGGAGATCGAGGCCGACATCATCCGCCTCGCCATCGGCCATTACCGCGGCCGCATGACCGAAGTCGCCCGCCGCCTCGGCATCGGCCGCTCGACGCTCTACCGCAAGCTGAGCGAACTCGGCATCGACAACGCGGCGTGA
- a CDS encoding lipase family protein encodes MLRSPISNLLAALGAIAGLMGIGACASLPERAADRLEVNDDRLTLGDSFLSDFYFYEGEIDKPGVLLKTEQLGVTQSNPGAGANIRLLYSSTDGLGGEDILPVSGVLFLPEGAAPAGGWPLMAWTHGTVGIADVCAPSWDGRQMQDREYLEFWLKQGFAVVASDYQGLGTRGTHPYLATRPEAYSNLDIIRAVQSGSFPVSNEVLLFGQSQGAGAAVASAAYAPEYASELAIVGVVATGVPFFSPETLVALQEARPRDVADPLLAYNLLALSLVQRTDANFRLEEYVSDRAMPIALSIRETCHKQVRAKVVQEGLSYNETFKRPPSEHLVKAFARMGYPTLGLRVPLFVGTGGKDRDTPLRMQAALVRRACAAGTQVTAVYYPELDHRGVVPASTADSISFARAAFSGELVEGNCGALPY; translated from the coding sequence ATGCTACGCTCGCCCATCTCGAATTTGCTTGCCGCATTAGGCGCGATCGCCGGCTTGATGGGCATTGGTGCCTGCGCGTCACTGCCTGAACGGGCAGCGGATCGATTGGAGGTGAATGACGATCGCCTTACTTTAGGGGATAGCTTTCTCTCCGATTTCTATTTCTACGAAGGCGAGATCGACAAACCGGGAGTTCTCCTGAAAACGGAACAGTTGGGAGTTACCCAATCCAATCCAGGTGCGGGCGCAAACATCCGGCTTCTCTATTCTTCCACCGATGGGCTTGGAGGTGAGGATATCCTGCCTGTATCGGGTGTGTTGTTCTTGCCTGAAGGTGCTGCGCCCGCGGGCGGCTGGCCTCTCATGGCGTGGACCCACGGTACGGTTGGGATCGCGGATGTTTGCGCGCCATCGTGGGATGGTCGGCAGATGCAGGACAGGGAATATCTTGAGTTTTGGCTCAAGCAAGGTTTCGCGGTCGTGGCGTCGGACTATCAAGGCCTCGGCACACGCGGGACGCACCCCTATCTGGCTACCAGGCCCGAAGCCTACAGCAATCTGGACATAATCCGTGCGGTTCAGTCGGGCAGCTTTCCAGTATCGAATGAGGTATTGCTATTCGGCCAGTCGCAGGGTGCCGGGGCAGCGGTGGCTTCTGCTGCCTACGCACCGGAGTATGCATCCGAACTGGCGATTGTGGGCGTGGTGGCGACGGGAGTGCCATTCTTCTCACCCGAAACGCTTGTGGCGCTGCAAGAAGCCCGGCCGCGCGATGTGGCTGATCCCTTGCTGGCCTATAATCTCCTGGCGCTCTCGCTGGTGCAGCGAACAGATGCGAATTTCCGGCTGGAGGAGTATGTTTCTGATCGCGCGATGCCAATTGCGCTCTCCATCCGTGAAACATGCCATAAACAGGTTCGGGCCAAAGTCGTTCAAGAAGGGCTATCCTACAATGAGACCTTCAAGCGCCCGCCGAGCGAGCATCTGGTTAAGGCCTTTGCGAGAATGGGTTATCCCACGCTTGGACTTAGGGTGCCGCTGTTTGTCGGAACGGGCGGAAAGGATCGTGACACTCCGCTGCGGATGCAAGCCGCTCTCGTAAGGCGCGCATGTGCTGCAGGGACGCAGGTTACAGCAGTCTATTATCCGGAGCTTGACCATCGCGGGGTCGTGCCAGCGTCGACGGCGGATTCGATATCCTTTGCAAGAGCGGCCTTTTCAGGCGAGCTTGTCGAGGGGAACTGCGGGGCTCTTCCCTACTAG
- a CDS encoding NAD(P)(+) transhydrogenase (Re/Si-specific) subunit beta, protein MRRLLLAAPLALLASPAHAATGEAVNPWVALAYLVSGVFFILALRGLSSPASSRAGNRFGMIGMLIAVVTTLVTHVSLFNYEPCPEPQSSEGFGIIIDCQVDFPSHLFSFGEILIAIAIGAIIGIIIARRIAMTAMPELVAAFHSLVGLAAVLVGWAAYLNPGAFGLLVGDSIGAVSKVEMGLGIAIGAITFSGSVIAFAKLSGRMSGSPILLPARHVINLGTLAAIIVLTALFAMAGPAETMPLIVALTVLAFLIGFLLIIPIGGADMPVVVSMLNSYSGWAAAAMGFTLGNTAMIITGALVGSSGAILSYIMCRAMNRSFISVIAGGFGADDSAGGGEAREARPYKQGSADDAAFMLEQADKVIIIPGYGMAVAQAQHALREMTDMLEEKGVEVKFAIHPVAGRMPGHMNVLLAEASVDYDKVFELEDINSEFAQADVAFIIGANDVVNPAAKTDKSSPIYGMPVFDVDKAKQVFFIKRSMGGVGYAGVDNDVFYMDQTMMLLSDAKKMVEEIVKALD, encoded by the coding sequence ATGCGTCGCCTTCTCCTTGCCGCGCCCCTTGCGTTGCTGGCCTCACCTGCTCACGCCGCGACTGGCGAGGCAGTGAACCCGTGGGTCGCGCTCGCCTATCTCGTATCGGGCGTGTTCTTTATCCTCGCGCTGCGCGGCCTGTCCTCGCCCGCGTCGAGCCGTGCGGGCAACCGCTTCGGCATGATCGGCATGCTGATCGCGGTGGTGACGACGCTGGTGACGCACGTAAGCCTGTTCAATTACGAGCCGTGCCCGGAGCCGCAGTCTTCGGAGGGCTTCGGGATCATTATCGACTGTCAGGTCGACTTCCCCTCACACTTATTCTCCTTCGGCGAAATCCTTATCGCCATCGCCATCGGGGCGATTATCGGCATCATCATAGCTCGCCGTATCGCCATGACCGCCATGCCCGAGCTGGTCGCAGCGTTCCACTCGCTCGTGGGTCTCGCCGCAGTGCTGGTTGGTTGGGCGGCCTATCTCAACCCGGGCGCGTTCGGCCTGCTCGTGGGCGACAGCATCGGCGCGGTTTCGAAAGTCGAGATGGGCCTCGGCATCGCCATCGGGGCGATTACCTTCTCCGGTTCGGTCATCGCCTTTGCCAAGCTGTCGGGGCGGATGAGCGGTTCGCCGATCCTGCTGCCCGCACGCCATGTGATCAATCTCGGCACGCTGGCGGCGATCATTGTGCTGACCGCGCTCTTCGCCATGGCCGGACCTGCCGAGACCATGCCGCTGATCGTCGCGCTGACGGTGCTCGCCTTCCTTATCGGATTCCTGCTGATCATCCCCATCGGCGGGGCCGACATGCCGGTCGTGGTCTCGATGCTGAACAGCTATTCGGGCTGGGCGGCTGCCGCGATGGGTTTCACGCTCGGCAATACGGCGATGATCATCACCGGCGCGCTGGTCGGCTCTTCGGGCGCGATCCTGAGCTACATCATGTGCCGCGCGATGAACCGCAGCTTCATCAGCGTTATCGCGGGCGGTTTCGGCGCGGATGACAGCGCCGGCGGCGGCGAAGCGCGCGAGGCGCGGCCGTACAAGCAGGGAAGCGCGGACGATGCGGCTTTCATGCTCGAACAAGCGGACAAGGTGATCATCATTCCGGGCTACGGCATGGCCGTGGCGCAGGCACAGCACGCGCTGCGCGAGATGACCGACATGCTCGAGGAGAAGGGCGTGGAGGTGAAGTTCGCCATTCACCCCGTCGCCGGGCGCATGCCGGGCCATATGAACGTGCTGCTCGCCGAAGCCAGCGTCGACTATGACAAGGTCTTCGAGCTGGAGGACATCAATAGCGAATTCGCGCAGGCCGATGTCGCCTTCATTATCGGCGCGAACGACGTGGTGAACCCGGCAGCCAAGACCGACAAGTCCAGCCCCATTTACGGCATGCCGGTGTTCGACGTGGACAAGGCCAAGCAGGTCTTCTTCATCAAGCGCTCCATGGGCGGCGTGGGCTATGCCGGCGTCGACAACGACGTCTTCTACATGGACCAGACCATGATGCTGCTTTCCGACGCCAAGAAGATGGTCGAAGAGATCGTCAAGGCTCTCGACTAG
- a CDS encoding NAD(P) transhydrogenase subunit alpha, whose protein sequence is MDFISILSIFVLACFVGYYVVWSVTPALHTPLMAVTNAISSVIIVGALIAAAAADVPGAKWLGLLGIVLASVNIFGGFAVTARMLAMYKKKEKK, encoded by the coding sequence ATGGACTTCATTTCGATCCTGTCGATTTTCGTGCTGGCGTGTTTCGTCGGCTATTACGTGGTCTGGTCGGTCACGCCTGCGCTGCATACGCCGCTGATGGCAGTGACCAATGCGATTTCCTCGGTGATCATCGTCGGTGCGCTGATCGCGGCGGCTGCGGCGGATGTGCCTGGGGCGAAGTGGCTGGGACTGCTCGGCATCGTGCTCGCAAGCGTGAACATCTTCGGCGGGTTTGCGGTGACGGCGCGAATGCTGGCGATGTACAAGAAGAAGGAGAAGAAGTGA
- a CDS encoding ribonuclease HII encodes MFKHSPIGGLGGAPLVVGVDEAGRGPLAGPVVAAAVVLCKSPPAGLDDSKKLSAKRRSILEPQIREKCAWGLAVVDPEEIDRINIFQATMLAMTLAVTRAVEVLGDEPEAVLIDGNMSPHGRQPGWRWPEAKPIVGGDGKEASISAASILAKEYRDRLMLEAAERHPQYGWASNKGYGSKQHMEALRVHGPTPLHRKSFAPVAQLALL; translated from the coding sequence ATGTTCAAGCATTCTCCCATTGGCGGCCTTGGCGGTGCGCCCCTGGTCGTCGGCGTCGACGAGGCGGGACGCGGCCCCTTGGCCGGACCGGTGGTGGCGGCCGCAGTCGTGCTCTGCAAGAGCCCGCCCGCAGGCCTGGATGATTCCAAAAAGCTTTCGGCCAAGCGGCGTTCCATCCTCGAGCCGCAAATTCGCGAAAAATGCGCCTGGGGCCTGGCCGTGGTCGATCCGGAGGAGATCGACCGGATCAACATTTTCCAGGCAACCATGCTGGCGATGACGCTGGCGGTCACTCGTGCGGTCGAGGTTCTGGGGGACGAGCCGGAGGCTGTGCTGATCGATGGCAATATGAGTCCGCACGGCCGCCAGCCCGGCTGGCGCTGGCCCGAGGCGAAGCCCATCGTCGGCGGCGACGGGAAGGAGGCGAGCATCTCCGCCGCCTCGATCCTCGCCAAGGAATACCGCGACCGGCTGATGCTGGAGGCGGCAGAGCGGCACCCGCAATATGGCTGGGCCAGCAACAAGGGTTATGGCTCTAAACAGCATATGGAAGCGCTGCGGGTCCACGGCCCGACCCCGCTCCACCGCAAGAGTTTCGCGCCGGTGGCGCAACTCGCGCTGCTGTAG